From the genome of Fibrobacter sp. UWR3, one region includes:
- a CDS encoding fibro-slime domain-containing protein, translating into MKFLKILLSAVAIAGVQNALAKCEGTLYLMPQEGWTGRFYVMTDSTSTEASPRYDAETRYFKVDLAQAKSGEMDSTFALVNHLYAPMKYIVQAEWNNAVNEDFRYLKGKTDIKCPGAGNSVFVLEDPEQPGKTLVASEKPKIKYLYFLPPDKEEWWVTPPMWSGDGKYASGKPLKPAEDRCGWFYTSWVYRNVPSNFIIFKKSDESLKEAIGMNGLGAALEPIALDMVFEVYEKDTLFFFADPDVSPTGSGSFATSDNDASGNCSYFLQMTFYDTDASLHGAFTCDDYPNMGANACYSANAKYNYPGEGAKNTVPCIGVTPGIVADLLDPQTKKPTYNAASGCFVSAEAFNAMFKATPDVNVVHELGSRGVYFYMNQNGLWQYDSYWSTNPSQAFTPLNDLADSVKNDKCTGTCATAATLREEYGAVRYGMGGSNDAAKNFISDKAQQALGDVYDWSLTEPKTGLPYIDLYPVTAGEFADGDKPNVYDVLSWDDRVKSEGNQHFCLETHSMFTYRPGAFLAVRGDDDIWVYIDNKLAIDLGGLHMPAPAYVNLDEFAGASGELVAGEVYDFDMFLCDRRTTMSNLHILTNLILAGLDKPGNTDAVSKPAVRVAGNVSGFTVRNSFRSTLSIVTSDASAKTYAVMDLQGRIVRRGAIAGTETLVQNLRAGSYIVKVGLGHRRVNVR; encoded by the coding sequence ATGAAATTTTTGAAAATTCTGTTGTCTGCGGTTGCGATTGCGGGCGTGCAGAATGCCCTTGCAAAATGCGAAGGCACGCTCTATCTGATGCCGCAGGAAGGCTGGACGGGTCGGTTCTACGTCATGACGGATTCCACGTCGACCGAGGCGAGCCCTCGCTACGATGCTGAAACGCGTTATTTTAAGGTTGACCTGGCCCAGGCGAAGAGCGGTGAAATGGATTCGACCTTTGCCTTGGTGAATCATCTGTATGCTCCAATGAAGTATATCGTCCAGGCAGAATGGAACAACGCTGTGAATGAGGATTTCCGTTACCTCAAAGGAAAAACAGACATCAAGTGCCCTGGGGCCGGAAACAGCGTATTTGTTCTCGAGGACCCGGAACAGCCGGGCAAGACCCTTGTTGCCTCGGAAAAACCGAAAATCAAGTATCTCTATTTCTTGCCTCCCGATAAGGAAGAATGGTGGGTGACCCCGCCCATGTGGTCGGGCGACGGAAAGTATGCGAGTGGCAAGCCGCTCAAACCTGCCGAAGACAGGTGCGGTTGGTTCTATACGTCGTGGGTCTACAGAAATGTTCCAAGCAATTTCATCATCTTCAAAAAATCCGATGAATCCCTGAAGGAAGCCATCGGAATGAATGGGTTGGGAGCCGCCCTCGAACCGATTGCATTGGATATGGTATTCGAGGTCTACGAAAAGGACACGCTATTTTTCTTTGCCGACCCTGATGTATCCCCGACAGGTAGCGGATCGTTTGCGACATCTGACAATGATGCCAGTGGCAATTGTTCCTACTTCTTGCAGATGACGTTCTACGATACCGATGCAAGCCTGCACGGCGCGTTTACCTGCGATGATTACCCGAATATGGGTGCCAACGCGTGCTATTCCGCAAACGCCAAGTACAACTATCCTGGCGAGGGTGCGAAGAATACAGTCCCCTGCATTGGCGTGACTCCGGGAATCGTTGCCGATCTGCTTGACCCGCAGACGAAGAAGCCGACCTACAATGCTGCAAGCGGCTGCTTCGTGAGCGCGGAAGCATTCAACGCGATGTTCAAGGCGACTCCGGATGTGAACGTGGTCCACGAGCTCGGTTCGCGCGGTGTGTATTTTTACATGAACCAAAACGGCCTGTGGCAATACGACAGCTATTGGAGCACGAATCCTTCGCAGGCATTCACTCCCTTGAACGACCTTGCGGATTCTGTCAAGAACGATAAGTGCACAGGAACGTGCGCAACAGCCGCTACCCTGAGGGAAGAATACGGTGCAGTGCGTTACGGCATGGGTGGCAGCAACGATGCCGCGAAAAATTTCATTTCCGACAAGGCGCAGCAGGCGCTTGGCGATGTTTACGACTGGTCCCTGACAGAACCCAAGACCGGGCTTCCGTATATTGACTTGTATCCGGTAACGGCGGGCGAGTTCGCCGATGGGGATAAGCCCAATGTCTACGATGTCCTTTCGTGGGATGACCGCGTCAAGAGCGAGGGTAACCAGCATTTCTGCCTGGAAACGCACTCGATGTTCACTTACCGGCCGGGAGCGTTCCTTGCGGTTCGCGGTGACGACGACATCTGGGTGTATATCGACAACAAACTGGCGATTGACTTGGGCGGTCTCCACATGCCTGCACCCGCTTACGTAAACCTGGACGAGTTTGCAGGTGCTTCTGGCGAGCTTGTAGCGGGGGAAGTTTACGATTTCGACATGTTCCTCTGCGATCGCCGTACGACAATGAGCAACTTGCATATTCTGACGAACCTGATCCTTGCTGGGTTGGACAAGCCGGGTAATACGGATGCCGTCAGTAAGCCTGCCGTGCGTGTTGCTGGAAATGTTTCGGGCTTTACTGTCCGCAACAGTTTCCGCTCGACGCTCTCCATTGTTACTTCGGATGCGTCCGCGAAAACGTATGCGGTTATGGATTTGCAGGGCCGCATCGTGCGTCGGGGAGCCATTGCCGGCACCGAAACTCTCGTGCAGAATTTGCGCGCTGGTTCCTACATCGTGAAGGTCGGCCTCGGCCACCGCCGCGTGAACGTCCGCTAA
- a CDS encoding MATE family efflux transporter, whose protein sequence is MSKLNSERLNSFGTASIPKLVLQFSVPSIVSMLVNALYNIVDRLFVGQEVGSLGIAGITLCFPIMLFIMAMSMMIGVGGNTLFAIRLGQKKYIQASIILNNSFSLLLLMAATTFTLGEIFMEPLLRLFGTSDQTLPVASSYMRILLCGAVFQTVAPGMNHFIRSMGHPKTAMFREVIGAVTNIALDWLFIVQFRWGIEGAAWATIGSQLVAASLITQFFVKKDTPIRIRWRHMKLRFAYVRKIIILGIPPSIMQVCNSLMNAILNWSLTTYGAISLHNTGALSGGDLAISAFGIVNSIASFILLPLLGFVHGTQPIIGYNFGARLNARVKATLKFTFIYAGSFMLVAWAILMWKTEVFVAPFAPTDLKLQEVAAWAMRIFGAAFFMIPLGLVSGSFFQGTGKALRSMFLNACRQVILLIPFLLVLPHFFELKGVFMAQPIADTGAAIIGVLMLRHELKKLK, encoded by the coding sequence ATGTCGAAACTGAATTCCGAGCGCCTCAATTCCTTTGGTACAGCAAGCATCCCGAAACTGGTATTGCAGTTCTCGGTGCCTTCCATCGTGAGCATGCTGGTGAACGCGCTCTACAATATAGTAGACCGCCTCTTCGTGGGCCAGGAAGTCGGAAGCCTAGGCATCGCGGGCATCACGCTGTGCTTCCCCATCATGCTGTTCATCATGGCGATGTCGATGATGATTGGCGTAGGCGGCAACACGCTGTTCGCCATCCGCCTCGGGCAAAAGAAGTACATCCAGGCCAGCATCATTCTGAACAACTCGTTCTCGCTCCTGTTGCTGATGGCCGCCACCACGTTCACGCTCGGCGAGATATTCATGGAGCCCCTACTCCGCCTGTTCGGCACGAGCGACCAGACACTCCCCGTTGCCAGCAGCTACATGCGCATATTGCTTTGCGGTGCGGTATTCCAGACGGTCGCCCCGGGCATGAACCACTTTATCCGTAGCATGGGCCACCCCAAGACGGCCATGTTCCGCGAAGTCATCGGCGCCGTCACGAACATCGCGCTCGACTGGCTGTTTATAGTGCAATTCCGCTGGGGCATAGAGGGAGCCGCATGGGCGACCATCGGTTCACAGCTGGTGGCAGCATCGCTCATCACGCAGTTCTTCGTGAAGAAAGATACCCCCATCCGCATCCGCTGGCGCCACATGAAGCTGCGCTTCGCGTATGTGAGGAAGATTATCATCCTCGGCATTCCGCCTTCCATAATGCAGGTGTGCAACAGCCTGATGAACGCCATCCTCAACTGGAGCCTCACCACCTACGGGGCAATCAGCCTGCACAACACGGGTGCCCTCTCGGGCGGCGACCTCGCAATTTCTGCATTCGGCATCGTGAACAGCATCGCCTCGTTCATATTGCTCCCGCTGCTCGGCTTTGTACACGGCACGCAACCGATTATCGGGTACAACTTCGGCGCGCGCCTCAACGCACGCGTGAAGGCGACCCTCAAGTTCACGTTCATCTACGCGGGGAGCTTTATGCTCGTGGCGTGGGCGATACTGATGTGGAAGACCGAAGTGTTCGTGGCCCCCTTCGCACCCACCGACCTCAAGCTGCAGGAAGTCGCCGCGTGGGCCATGCGTATTTTCGGGGCGGCATTCTTCATGATTCCGCTCGGGCTCGTTTCGGGCAGTTTTTTCCAGGGTACGGGAAAGGCGCTCAGGTCCATGTTCCTGAACGCCTGCAGGCAAGTGATTCTGCTAATTCCCTTTTTGCTCGTGCTCCCGCACTTCTTTGAACTGAAGGGCGTGTTCATGGCGCAGCCCATCGCCGACACGGGTGCGGCCATCATCGGCGTGCTCATGCTCCGGCACGAACTGAAAAAGCTGAAATAA
- a CDS encoding GGDEF domain-containing protein, whose translation MQDLDQTIVTPGKTIKFEKIELRPHLIILYPQTQFKQIPLPKGTITLGRGQDADVRLDDELVSRRHCAITFDGIRVTVKDLGSTNGTFVDGEFVEEKVLDSDNRLQIGKMVMKVEFKDKSEEAIDKALYEAATIDPLTKISNRRNFFDRSLGELALARRNNYFVHTIMVDADHFKRVNDTWGHQCGDMVLKEIARILNEEKREADLLARYGGEEFLLLLAGISPEDARKSAERLRKAVESHKFSWKDTVIPVTISLGLCSRQGENIGKVEELIAECDRLLYVAKEGGRNQVACEV comes from the coding sequence ATGCAGGATTTAGACCAGACCATCGTTACCCCGGGCAAGACAATCAAATTCGAGAAAATCGAGCTGCGTCCGCACCTTATAATCCTGTACCCCCAGACCCAGTTCAAGCAGATTCCCCTCCCGAAGGGGACGATTACCCTCGGGCGCGGTCAAGATGCCGACGTGCGCCTCGACGACGAGCTCGTGAGCCGCAGGCATTGCGCCATCACGTTCGACGGAATCCGCGTGACCGTCAAGGACCTCGGGAGCACGAACGGCACCTTCGTGGACGGGGAATTCGTGGAGGAGAAGGTCCTCGATTCCGACAACCGCCTGCAGATTGGCAAGATGGTGATGAAGGTGGAATTCAAGGACAAGAGCGAAGAGGCGATAGACAAGGCCCTCTACGAGGCGGCAACAATAGACCCGCTCACCAAGATAAGCAACCGCAGGAACTTCTTTGACCGTAGCCTCGGCGAACTCGCACTCGCACGCCGCAACAATTACTTTGTACACACCATCATGGTGGACGCGGACCATTTTAAGCGCGTGAACGACACCTGGGGCCACCAGTGCGGCGACATGGTGCTGAAAGAGATTGCGAGGATCCTGAACGAGGAAAAGCGGGAGGCCGACCTGCTCGCCCGTTACGGCGGTGAAGAATTTTTGCTGCTGCTCGCGGGGATAAGCCCCGAAGACGCACGGAAGAGCGCCGAACGCCTCCGCAAGGCAGTAGAAAGCCACAAGTTCTCGTGGAAGGACACGGTCATTCCCGTGACGATTTCCCTCGGGTTGTGCAGCCGCCAGGGCGAAAACATCGGGAAGGTCGAGGAACTGATTGCCGAATGCGACCGCCTGCTGTATGTGGCCAAGGAAGGCGGCAGGAACCAGGTAGCTTGCGAAGTGTAA